GCTGTGTTGCGCGCAGGACGGTTCGACATGAAGGTCGCGTTGCCTTTGCCCGATGCCGATGGTTTGTTCAGCGTATTCCGGCACTGCCTGCCCGATTTGCGCGAGGTCGATCTGCGCGATCTTGCCGCGCGGGCTGTCGGCTGTTCTGCCGTCGATATCGATGCCGCGATCCGGCAAACGCGGGCAATCGCACGGGGACAAAAGCGTGACATGACGCTGGACGATCTGCGCCAAGTCTTCATCCTCGACCACGACCCGGCCATCGACCGCCGCGTCGCCCTCCATGAATGTGGCCACGCCATTATCTGCGCCGCCCTGAACCTCGGCCCGGTCCGCCGCATTTTCCTGAACCGCGACGGCGGCGGCGGCACGGTGTTCACCGCCAGAGAGAAGCCCGGACTGCTCAGCGACCTGCAAGACCGGCTGACCCAGATCCTCGCCGGTCGTGCCGCAGAACGCCTCGTTATCGGGGATATTTCGGCTGGCGCAGGCGGCAGTGCGGACTCAGACCTGGCCCAGGCGACGATGATCGCCACATCGATCCAGACACGATATGGACTCGGTGCCCAGGGCCCGGTCTGGACCGCAGATCCCGAGACCTTGATCGCGCTGGACCCCGACGTGCTGTTTCGTGTCCGCCGCGAGCTTGAGGCTGCCGAGAAGCGCGCTGTCCAGATTCTCAGCGTCCACCGCAACCTGCTCGAAGAGATGGCCGAGGCGCTGATGGCATCGCGCGACATGGACCGCACCGAGGCCCAGGATCGGCTCGCGCGGGTGCGCCATACCGCGCCGGACGACGATCATAACGCGCGCCCCGCGCCGCAACCG
The Paracoccus alcaliphilus DNA segment above includes these coding regions:
- a CDS encoding AAA family ATPase, whose translation is MLLPVAAAAAAPAVLANPLICRLKFAPLDTEILIMALRATHSATGRIDEVAVRAALPNDATLAELDALALTMAMRAPVAKTVAEQITTMTAGPQRSAADGPWLEDIHGDSPALRAARQIVRDLRCWRKGEVGWQDLTRTLLLYGPPGTGKSWIARAMGNSAGFSVVTGTFGQWQAAGHLGDMLREMRRTFSQARAQAPTVLIIDEIDAVGSREDRDRDRHNHSYRVQVINAFLAEMDAVAREEGVIVIGTCNHPDLIDPAVLRAGRFDMKVALPLPDADGLFSVFRHCLPDLREVDLRDLAARAVGCSAVDIDAAIRQTRAIARGQKRDMTLDDLRQVFILDHDPAIDRRVALHECGHAIICAALNLGPVRRIFLNRDGGGGTVFTAREKPGLLSDLQDRLTQILAGRAAERLVIGDISAGAGGSADSDLAQATMIATSIQTRYGLGAQGPVWTADPETLIALDPDVLFRVRRELEAAEKRAVQILSVHRNLLEEMAEALMASRDMDRTEAQDRLARVRHTAPDDDHNARPAPQPE